The Pukyongia salina genome segment ATCGAAGAAGTTGCTTTATACGATAAGATATTACTCTCACCCGGTCCCGGGATTCCGGACGAAGCCGGATTGCTGAAAGAGGTGATAAAGAAATACGCAGGCAGTAAACCCATTCTTGGCGTTTGCCTGGGTCAACAGGCAATTGGTGAGGTATTTGGCGGAAGTATCACCAACCTAAAACAAGTTTTTCACGGTGTAGCGACCAAAGCCAAAATCCTGGTAGACGATGAGCCTTTGTTTCGAGGGTTAGATAACGAAATTGAAGTGGGACGCTACCACTCCTGGGTAGTTGAAAAATCTAACTTTCCAAAGGTTTTGGAGATCACCTCCCAGGATGAGAACGGACAAATAATGTCGTTACGACATCGCGAATTCGACCTAAGGGCGGTACAATTTCATCCGGAAAGTGTGCTAACTCCCATGGGGAAGAAAATTATTCAGAACTGGATAGAAAGCTAAAAATGAAAAGTGTACTCAACAGGTTAATCAACCATGAACAATTAGATAGGGAAGAGGCGAGAAATATTCTTGTATCCATTTCGGAAGGTGCCTATAATACAAGCCAGATCTCTGCTTTTCTTACCGTATATATGATGCGAAGTATTGGATTGGAAGA includes the following:
- a CDS encoding anthranilate synthase component II, whose protein sequence is MKVLVIDNYDSFVYNLVHYLEEFDVEVTVKRNDQFNIEEVALYDKILLSPGPGIPDEAGLLKEVIKKYAGSKPILGVCLGQQAIGEVFGGSITNLKQVFHGVATKAKILVDDEPLFRGLDNEIEVGRYHSWVVEKSNFPKVLEITSQDENGQIMSLRHREFDLRAVQFHPESVLTPMGKKIIQNWIES